One Accipiter gentilis chromosome 11, bAccGen1.1, whole genome shotgun sequence DNA window includes the following coding sequences:
- the WASL gene encoding actin nucleation-promoting factor WASL isoform X1 — protein sequence MSGNPQQQPPQPRRVTNVGSLLLTPQENESLFSFLGKKCVTMSSAVVQIYAADRNAMWSKKCCGVACLVKDNPQRSYFIRIFDIKDGKLLWEQELYNNFVYNSPRGYFHTFAGDTCQVGLNFANEEEAKLFRKTVTDLLGRRQRKSEKRRDPPNGPNLPMATVDIKNPEITTNRFYTPQVNNISYTKEKKKGKTKKRRLTKADIGTPSNFQHIGHVGWDPNTGFDVNNLDPELKNLFDMCGISEAQLKDKETSKVIYDFIEKTGGVEAVKNELRRQAPPPPPPCRGGPPPPPPPPPHSTGPPPPPARGRGAPPPPPSRAPTAAPPPPPPSRPGAAVPPPPPNRMYPPPPPVHSSSAPSGPPPPPPPPTSGSSVPPPPPPPPPPPGPPPPPGLPSEADHQLPVPAGNKAALLDQIREGAQLKKVEQNSRPVSCSGRDALLDQIRQGIQLKSVSDGQESAPPTPAPTSGIVGALMEVMQKRSKAIHSSDEDEDEDDEEDFEDDDEWDD from the exons ACGATGTCTTCAGCAGTTGTTCAAATATATGCAGCAGATCGCAATGCTATGTGGTCAAAGAAATGCTGTGGTGTAGCTTGCCTTGTAAAGGACAATCCGCAGAGGTCATACTTTATCAGAATATTTGACATTAAG gatGGGAAATTattgtgggagcaggagctgtaCAATAACTTTGTATATAATAGTCCTAGAGGATATTTTCATACCTTTGCTGGAGAT ACATGTCAAGTTGGTCTTAATTTTGCTAATGAAGAAGAAGCTAAACTATTCCGCAAAACAGTAACAGATTTACTTGGACGACGGCAGAGAAAATCTG aaaaaagacGAGACCCACCAAATG GCCCAAATCTACCAATGGCAACTGTTGATATCAAAAACCCAGAAATTACAACAAACAGATTTTATACTCCACAAGTCAATAATATTTCATAtaccaaagaaaagaagaaaggaaaaactaaaaagagAAGATTGACAAAGGCAGATATTGGAACGCCATCTAATTTCCA acACATTGGACATGTTGGTTGGGATCCAAACACAGGTTTTGAT GTGAACAACTTAGACCCAGAACTGAAAAACCTGTTTGATATGTGTGGAATTTCAGAAGCTCAACTAAAAGACAAAGAAACTTCAAAGGTCATATATGATTTCATTGAAAAAACAGGAGGTGTGGAAGCTGTTAAAAATGAACTGCGCAGACAAG cTCCACCTCCGCCCCCGCCGTGCAGAGGAGGAcccccaccaccgccaccaccacctccccataGCACTggccctcctccccccccggccAGGGGCCGAGgggcaccaccaccacctccttccAGAGCTCCCACGGCGGCACCTCCACCTCCACCGCCATCTCGACCTGGTGCAGCAGTGCCCCCGCCTCCTCCCAACAGGATGTATCCTCCGCCGCCACCAGTGCATTCCTCATCCGCACCCTCCGGCCCTCCTCCTCCGCCACCACCACCCACAAGTGGGTCATCTGttcctccaccacctcctcctcctccaccccctcctGGTCCGCCTCCACCACCAGGCCTTCCTTCAGAGGCTGATCACCAGCTTCCAGTTCCTGCAGGAAACAAAGCAGCACTCTTGGATCAAATCAGAGAAGGGGCTCAGTTAAAGAAAGTAGAACAGAACAGTCGACCAGTGTCCTGCTCAGGAAGAGATGCACTGTTAGACCAGATACGACAGGGTATACAGCTGAAATCT GTATCTGATGGTCAGGAGAGTGCACCACCTACACCTGCACCCACCTCAGGAATTGTGGGTGCATTAATGGAAGTTATGCAGAAAAGGAGCAAAGCCATTCATTCTTCAG atgaagatgaggatgaagatgatgaagaagaCTTTGAGGATGATGACGAATGGGATGATTGA
- the WASL gene encoding actin nucleation-promoting factor WASL isoform X2: MFCTTFSGAPSGDVADLDNGGCLRPLYCQVLPNDELYMPLSSSFIELSTPDGEGACLMMGKILLDINMAVLEEYNSFQGSFIPRGHLRSKPDGPNLPMATVDIKNPEITTNRFYTPQVNNISYTKEKKKGKTKKRRLTKADIGTPSNFQHIGHVGWDPNTGFDVNNLDPELKNLFDMCGISEAQLKDKETSKVIYDFIEKTGGVEAVKNELRRQAPPPPPPCRGGPPPPPPPPPHSTGPPPPPARGRGAPPPPPSRAPTAAPPPPPPSRPGAAVPPPPPNRMYPPPPPVHSSSAPSGPPPPPPPPTSGSSVPPPPPPPPPPPGPPPPPGLPSEADHQLPVPAGNKAALLDQIREGAQLKKVEQNSRPVSCSGRDALLDQIRQGIQLKSVSDGQESAPPTPAPTSGIVGALMEVMQKRSKAIHSSDEDEDEDDEEDFEDDDEWDD, from the exons atgttctgtACTACATTTTCTGGAGCCCCTTCTGGAGATGTCGCAGATCTTGATAACGGTGGATGCTTAAGGCCACTGTACTGTCAGGTGCTTCCTAATGATGAGCTCTATATGCCTCTGTCATCTTCATTTATTGAGCTGTCTACACCTGATGGGGAAGGTGCATGTCTTATGATGGGGAAAATTTTACTGGATATAAATATGGCAGTTCTAGAAGAGTACAATTCTTTCCAAGGTTCTTTTATTCCTCGTGGACATCTAAGGTCTAAACCTGACG GCCCAAATCTACCAATGGCAACTGTTGATATCAAAAACCCAGAAATTACAACAAACAGATTTTATACTCCACAAGTCAATAATATTTCATAtaccaaagaaaagaagaaaggaaaaactaaaaagagAAGATTGACAAAGGCAGATATTGGAACGCCATCTAATTTCCA acACATTGGACATGTTGGTTGGGATCCAAACACAGGTTTTGAT GTGAACAACTTAGACCCAGAACTGAAAAACCTGTTTGATATGTGTGGAATTTCAGAAGCTCAACTAAAAGACAAAGAAACTTCAAAGGTCATATATGATTTCATTGAAAAAACAGGAGGTGTGGAAGCTGTTAAAAATGAACTGCGCAGACAAG cTCCACCTCCGCCCCCGCCGTGCAGAGGAGGAcccccaccaccgccaccaccacctccccataGCACTggccctcctccccccccggccAGGGGCCGAGgggcaccaccaccacctccttccAGAGCTCCCACGGCGGCACCTCCACCTCCACCGCCATCTCGACCTGGTGCAGCAGTGCCCCCGCCTCCTCCCAACAGGATGTATCCTCCGCCGCCACCAGTGCATTCCTCATCCGCACCCTCCGGCCCTCCTCCTCCGCCACCACCACCCACAAGTGGGTCATCTGttcctccaccacctcctcctcctccaccccctcctGGTCCGCCTCCACCACCAGGCCTTCCTTCAGAGGCTGATCACCAGCTTCCAGTTCCTGCAGGAAACAAAGCAGCACTCTTGGATCAAATCAGAGAAGGGGCTCAGTTAAAGAAAGTAGAACAGAACAGTCGACCAGTGTCCTGCTCAGGAAGAGATGCACTGTTAGACCAGATACGACAGGGTATACAGCTGAAATCT GTATCTGATGGTCAGGAGAGTGCACCACCTACACCTGCACCCACCTCAGGAATTGTGGGTGCATTAATGGAAGTTATGCAGAAAAGGAGCAAAGCCATTCATTCTTCAG atgaagatgaggatgaagatgatgaagaagaCTTTGAGGATGATGACGAATGGGATGATTGA